From the Pyxidicoccus trucidator genome, one window contains:
- a CDS encoding thioredoxin family protein has translation MRIPAACLLLLGLVACTAATTNAPADEAHAGAPLPFIEDDYSRALAEAKAKGLPLFVDVWAPWCHTCRSMKAYVLSDKALARHAGRFVWLEVNTDLTSNAAFQEKYPVEFWPTLYVIDPRQEKALLRFAGSATVAQLEKLFEDGERAYKGGVTGAEALLARGDALYGEGRSAEASETLSEALAEAPADWSRRGRAVESLLTAMYGAKLYEPCARKALEELPKTQRSLSWANGALLGLSCALGLPEDHAASKELRVATEAKVAEALAPPAIDMAADDRSGLYEMRVAAREAEKDEAGVKALSEEWLKYLEAEAAKAPNPDARSVFDSHRMVAAMKLGAPERAIPALEQSEKDLPQDYNPPARLATLYRLQGRLDDALAASDRALALVQGARRLSVLSGRADILVARKDSAGAVKTLEEAIAFAKTLPASQVSPRAVAGLEKKLAGLQPK, from the coding sequence ATGCGTATCCCTGCCGCCTGCCTGCTCCTGCTGGGGCTCGTCGCCTGCACCGCCGCCACCACGAATGCGCCCGCGGACGAGGCCCATGCTGGGGCCCCGCTGCCCTTCATCGAGGACGACTACAGCCGCGCGCTCGCCGAGGCGAAGGCGAAGGGGCTGCCCCTCTTCGTCGACGTCTGGGCCCCGTGGTGCCACACCTGCCGCTCCATGAAGGCCTACGTCCTGTCCGACAAGGCCCTGGCCCGGCACGCCGGCCGCTTCGTCTGGCTGGAGGTGAACACCGACCTGACGTCCAACGCGGCCTTCCAGGAGAAGTACCCCGTGGAGTTCTGGCCCACGCTGTACGTCATCGACCCGCGCCAGGAGAAGGCCCTGCTGCGCTTCGCCGGCAGCGCCACGGTGGCGCAGCTGGAGAAGCTCTTCGAGGACGGCGAGCGCGCATATAAAGGAGGCGTCACCGGCGCCGAGGCGCTGCTGGCCCGGGGCGACGCGCTGTACGGCGAGGGGCGCTCCGCGGAGGCCTCCGAGACGCTGTCGGAGGCCCTGGCCGAGGCGCCCGCCGACTGGTCCCGCCGGGGCCGCGCGGTGGAGTCGCTGCTGACGGCCATGTACGGCGCGAAGCTGTACGAGCCGTGCGCGCGCAAGGCGCTGGAGGAGCTGCCGAAGACGCAACGCTCTCTGTCCTGGGCCAATGGCGCGCTGCTAGGCCTGTCCTGCGCGCTGGGGCTGCCGGAGGACCATGCCGCGAGCAAGGAGCTGCGCGTCGCCACGGAGGCGAAGGTGGCCGAGGCCCTGGCGCCGCCGGCCATCGACATGGCGGCGGATGACCGCTCCGGCCTGTACGAGATGCGCGTGGCCGCGCGCGAGGCGGAGAAGGACGAGGCCGGCGTGAAGGCCCTCTCCGAGGAGTGGCTGAAGTACCTGGAGGCCGAGGCCGCGAAGGCGCCCAACCCGGACGCGCGCTCCGTCTTCGACTCGCACCGCATGGTGGCCGCGATGAAGCTGGGCGCGCCCGAGCGCGCGATTCCGGCGCTCGAGCAGAGCGAGAAGGACCTGCCCCAGGACTACAACCCGCCCGCGCGGCTGGCCACGCTGTACCGGCTGCAGGGGCGGCTGGATGACGCCCTCGCCGCGAGCGACCGCGCGCTGGCCCTCGTGCAGGGTGCGCGCCGCCTCTCGGTGCTCTCCGGCCGCGCGGACATCCTGGTCGCTCGCAAGGACTCCGCCGGCGCGGTGAAGACGCTGGAGGAGGCCATCGCCTTCGCGAAGACGCTGCCCGCCTCGCAGGTGTCGCCGCGCGCGGTGGCCGGGCTGGAGAAGAAGCTCGCCGGCCTCCAGCCGAAGTAG
- a CDS encoding GTPase domain-containing protein gives MRDPYTLRTSLASALDALPVPERFPEAPDADAARRLAERLRRDLLPRLGSADAPLLLVAIAGPNNVGKSTLFNSLVGAALSPARPEGGLTKQCLAAAHPETWTGALKDFLTRRYDTVPVASGDVAPVDQAGPAGRLYLVLADAVPRGLLVMDTPDFDSVYRDNRERAEALLVTVDVLVFVVSRQTYQNAALVDFLRAAVGHGRPYLLVYNEATREEVARGHLDKLASDVGHPPLARYLAPHQPDVEAGLKPLATQPLDGRPPLSALLGQAEHARELKARALEASLADARAELEVVARAASRAGQEPERLRQRLRHELNGVGGHAALKAVPADILIDAFRDELDARSNFHKWVRLPFRGLATALTFVSRKVRQSFTGPEPEGTDTPTHAVDDSMKDGVRKLVDAFAPEVAAWRGDDETRAKLAEAFGPVMLAKLEEPLGFDSLHAHAADRATLYAFCRELVGAELQGGMREELLQALTTLVYSVPSGAAAAVTVATGGFGHDAVVWAGTLLSTPLMERFVDLLGAQVRARVTRQWADAHGATLARALEARFFADVLRHLDGLAGDWTRTAARLDEARAGLS, from the coding sequence ATGAGAGACCCGTACACCCTGCGCACCTCCCTCGCGTCCGCCCTGGACGCCCTGCCCGTCCCCGAGCGCTTCCCGGAGGCGCCGGACGCCGACGCCGCGCGCCGCCTCGCCGAGCGCCTGCGCCGGGATTTGCTTCCCCGGCTGGGCTCCGCGGACGCGCCCCTGCTGCTGGTGGCCATCGCCGGCCCCAACAACGTGGGCAAGTCCACCCTCTTCAACTCGCTGGTGGGCGCGGCGCTGTCCCCGGCGAGGCCCGAGGGCGGCCTCACCAAGCAGTGCCTGGCGGCGGCGCACCCGGAGACGTGGACGGGGGCGCTGAAGGACTTCCTCACCCGGCGCTACGACACGGTGCCGGTGGCCTCGGGCGACGTGGCGCCGGTGGACCAGGCGGGCCCGGCGGGGCGGCTGTACCTGGTGCTGGCGGACGCGGTGCCACGCGGGCTGCTCGTCATGGACACGCCGGACTTCGACAGCGTGTACCGCGACAACCGCGAGCGCGCCGAGGCGCTGCTCGTCACGGTGGACGTGCTCGTCTTCGTGGTGAGCCGGCAGACGTACCAGAACGCCGCGCTGGTGGACTTCCTGCGCGCGGCGGTGGGGCACGGGCGGCCGTACCTCCTCGTCTACAACGAGGCCACGCGCGAGGAGGTGGCGCGCGGGCACCTGGACAAGCTGGCCTCGGACGTGGGCCACCCGCCGCTGGCGCGCTACCTGGCGCCGCACCAGCCGGACGTGGAGGCGGGGCTGAAGCCGCTGGCCACGCAGCCCCTGGACGGACGGCCTCCGCTGTCCGCGCTGCTGGGACAGGCCGAGCACGCGCGGGAGCTGAAGGCCCGGGCGCTGGAAGCGTCGCTGGCGGATGCGCGCGCGGAGCTGGAAGTGGTGGCCAGGGCCGCGTCGCGGGCCGGGCAGGAGCCGGAGCGGCTGCGGCAGCGACTGCGGCACGAGCTGAATGGCGTGGGCGGACACGCGGCGCTGAAGGCGGTGCCGGCGGACATCCTCATCGACGCCTTCCGGGACGAGCTGGACGCACGCAGCAACTTCCACAAGTGGGTGCGACTGCCCTTCCGCGGGCTGGCCACGGCGCTCACCTTCGTCAGCCGCAAGGTGCGCCAGTCCTTCACCGGACCGGAGCCGGAAGGCACGGACACGCCCACGCACGCGGTGGACGACTCCATGAAGGACGGTGTGCGGAAGCTGGTGGACGCCTTCGCCCCGGAGGTGGCCGCCTGGCGTGGGGACGACGAGACGCGCGCGAAGCTGGCGGAGGCCTTCGGCCCCGTGATGCTGGCGAAGCTGGAGGAGCCCCTGGGCTTCGACTCGCTGCATGCGCACGCCGCGGACCGGGCCACGCTGTATGCCTTCTGCCGCGAGCTGGTGGGCGCGGAGCTGCAAGGGGGCATGCGCGAGGAGCTGCTCCAGGCGCTGACGACGCTGGTGTACTCGGTGCCCTCGGGCGCGGCGGCGGCGGTGACGGTGGCCACGGGAGGCTTCGGCCACGACGCGGTGGTGTGGGCGGGCACGCTGCTGTCCACGCCCCTGATGGAGCGCTTCGTGGACCTGCTGGGCGCGCAGGTGCGGGCCCGCGTCACCCGGCAGTGGGCGGACGCGCACGGAGCCACCCTGGCACGTGCGCTGGAGGCGCGCTTCTTCGCGGACGTGCTGCGTCACCTGGACGGGCTGGCCGGTGATTGGACGCGCACGGCGGCGCGGCTTGACGAGGCTCGGGCCGGTCTTTCCTGA
- a CDS encoding helix-turn-helix transcriptional regulator, giving the protein MLGEREKSSLKKTLGKNAQAARVRQELTQADVAERIDLATEVYGRIERGRAFPSIPTFWRLCHVLHESADRMLGLPAGTMPPSPLQVAEPPPPYAEHPPELRRLIRTLQGFEPDEWRALRKLLVTLKKQAR; this is encoded by the coding sequence ATGCTCGGTGAGCGCGAGAAGTCGTCACTGAAGAAGACGCTGGGCAAGAATGCCCAGGCGGCACGCGTGCGCCAGGAGCTGACCCAGGCGGACGTCGCCGAGCGCATCGACCTGGCCACCGAGGTGTACGGCCGCATCGAGCGCGGCCGCGCCTTCCCCAGCATCCCCACCTTCTGGCGGCTGTGCCACGTGCTGCACGAGTCCGCGGACCGGATGCTGGGGCTGCCCGCGGGCACCATGCCCCCCAGCCCCTTGCAGGTCGCCGAGCCGCCCCCGCCCTACGCCGAGCACCCGCCCGAGCTGCGCCGCCTCATCCGCACCCTCCAGGGCTTCGAGCCCGACGAGTGGCGCGCCCTGCGCAAGCTCCTGGTGACGCTCAAGAAGCAGGCGCGCTGA
- the traA gene encoding outer membrane exchange protein TraA family protein: MKSPLFRIARTALTVLSVCLAGVAVAAKQPAVVISGLPVAPSPSEVGTGLCRASSESLAPNVDFPADDVNFIRDMNSFMETSRDRRSTSVLRIVFDQSNNATQGDPTDPTNPQPSYGDFENSVAGCGRGGCTFPQRQFAPLGARYRGYINVTPQWVGVPIHFGFYTDDGVAFVIYDRAANAHRVINLPPQRFFPTWRTTNSVTFQNPGLYPVEILYAQGGSAAALEFSTYAGTFTDFESEYVTPPVVKLNASGFALAPPELFFQTENGRPSFPEDIDRCEQCSREFANDPGNGGCDPFYYCNAAALCAPCNSALKCGDSCAPCGLSTPYCANINERTQCVQCTEDSQCANGRCDLTDNSCRGCNDDGDCPNGRCDMTDNVCRGCNDDGDCPDNGRCDTATNQCTGCNDDSDCPGSVCDVAASTCVECTTDDHCPGDQVCDPNANECNECNDDSQCPRGEICSSHQCTPCATDDSCAGNSCNCCPNGTQCAALTPGASPSCVECTTNSQCAPGQVCDALNGTCVDSVPECNTADACGPGCAKCPGERPFCLDGEVCVQCRNDMECSDGQFCLSGECTASTTDRHCGVRGTACEGDTPFCLSDGSVQGSACVGCRDDNDCGSGQCNPTTRTCDNAGACAVTCNQGLVCNGSTCVECFADAHCPCGGTCDVSTNSCSTSCEDSGDCLGVQYCSPDTQECERGRRKPGTKPQGGAFCCGTTADATPAGSTTVLVLLAAGLLLLRTQRRAR; this comes from the coding sequence TTGAAATCCCCCCTGTTCCGCATCGCGCGTACCGCGCTCACTGTGCTGTCGGTGTGTCTCGCTGGCGTCGCCGTCGCAGCGAAGCAACCGGCGGTCGTTATCTCCGGACTTCCCGTGGCGCCTTCGCCAAGCGAAGTCGGCACCGGACTGTGCAGGGCGTCGAGCGAGTCACTCGCTCCGAACGTGGACTTCCCCGCCGATGACGTCAATTTCATCCGGGACATGAATTCGTTCATGGAGACGAGCCGGGACCGCCGCTCGACGTCCGTGCTGCGCATCGTGTTCGACCAGTCGAACAACGCCACTCAGGGCGACCCAACCGACCCCACCAATCCGCAGCCGAGTTATGGGGACTTCGAGAACTCGGTGGCCGGCTGTGGCAGGGGTGGGTGCACGTTTCCCCAGCGCCAGTTCGCTCCACTTGGCGCCCGCTACCGGGGTTACATCAACGTCACGCCTCAATGGGTCGGCGTCCCCATCCACTTCGGCTTCTACACGGACGATGGGGTCGCCTTCGTCATCTATGACCGGGCCGCGAATGCACACCGGGTCATCAATCTGCCTCCACAGCGGTTCTTCCCCACGTGGCGTACAACCAATAGCGTCACGTTCCAGAACCCCGGTCTCTATCCGGTCGAAATCCTCTATGCGCAGGGCGGAAGCGCGGCTGCGCTGGAGTTCTCGACTTACGCGGGAACCTTCACCGACTTCGAGTCGGAGTACGTCACCCCCCCTGTCGTCAAGCTGAACGCTTCAGGCTTCGCCCTGGCCCCGCCGGAGCTGTTCTTCCAGACGGAGAACGGTCGCCCCTCGTTTCCAGAGGATATCGACCGTTGCGAGCAGTGCAGCCGCGAATTCGCCAACGATCCAGGCAACGGTGGCTGCGACCCGTTCTACTACTGCAACGCCGCCGCGCTCTGTGCGCCATGCAACTCGGCCCTCAAGTGCGGCGATTCCTGCGCCCCCTGCGGTCTGTCCACGCCCTACTGCGCAAACATCAATGAACGCACCCAGTGCGTGCAGTGCACCGAGGACAGCCAGTGCGCCAACGGCCGCTGCGACCTGACGGACAACAGCTGCCGCGGCTGCAATGACGACGGCGACTGCCCGAACGGTCGATGCGACATGACGGACAACGTCTGCCGCGGCTGCAACGATGACGGTGACTGCCCCGACAACGGCCGCTGCGACACGGCGACCAACCAGTGCACCGGCTGTAACGACGACAGCGACTGCCCCGGCTCCGTGTGCGACGTGGCCGCCTCCACCTGCGTGGAGTGCACCACCGACGACCACTGCCCCGGCGACCAGGTCTGCGACCCGAACGCCAACGAGTGCAACGAGTGCAATGACGACTCGCAGTGCCCGCGCGGAGAGATCTGCTCCAGCCACCAGTGCACCCCCTGCGCCACGGACGACTCGTGCGCGGGCAACTCCTGCAACTGCTGCCCCAATGGCACCCAGTGCGCGGCCCTGACGCCCGGCGCCTCTCCGTCCTGCGTGGAGTGCACCACCAACAGCCAGTGTGCTCCGGGTCAGGTGTGCGACGCGCTCAACGGCACCTGCGTGGACTCGGTGCCCGAGTGCAACACCGCCGACGCCTGCGGCCCCGGCTGCGCGAAGTGCCCCGGCGAGCGTCCCTTCTGTCTGGACGGCGAGGTCTGCGTCCAGTGCCGCAACGACATGGAGTGCAGCGACGGCCAGTTCTGCCTCAGCGGCGAGTGCACCGCCTCCACCACCGACCGGCACTGCGGCGTGCGCGGCACCGCCTGCGAGGGCGACACGCCCTTCTGCCTCTCCGACGGCTCCGTGCAGGGCAGCGCCTGCGTGGGCTGCCGCGACGACAACGACTGCGGCAGCGGCCAGTGCAACCCCACCACCCGCACCTGTGACAACGCCGGTGCGTGCGCGGTGACCTGCAACCAGGGGCTCGTCTGCAACGGCAGCACCTGCGTGGAGTGCTTCGCCGACGCGCACTGCCCCTGCGGCGGCACCTGCGACGTCTCGACCAACAGCTGCTCCACCTCCTGTGAGGACAGCGGAGACTGCCTCGGCGTGCAGTACTGCTCGCCGGATACGCAGGAGTGCGAGCGCGGGCGCCGCAAGCCCGGCACCAAGCCCCAGGGCGGTGCCTTCTGCTGCGGCACCACCGCCGATGCCACTCCCGCCGGAAGCACCACCGTCCTGGTGCTGCTCGCCGCCGGCCTCCTGCTCCTCCGCACCCAGCGCCGCGCACGATGA
- the traB gene encoding outer membrane exchange protein TraB — translation MKPSHLPLLLLALGLSTVATAQPDTRFNAQIFRPSGAPQDLVVVTQSRPLSHLSVAGGPYLSYSLNPLTLVPEGGDLGKISLVGNRLQLDAMASVGLFDWAEVGVDMPLILAQGGENLEVIGTEGSVESFVLGDLRLTGKVAVPGLRRPAEGKGFGAALTLNVSFPTGAQEAFAGDGEMTWAPGVVLDYRFGNGILIALNGGFWKRPDHVFNGVSVGDMMPFGVGTEVPIIRGSGITAVGMVHGAVGLEKLPDEPRQVPAELLIGLRWYSSTGLTFTFGGGAGCGCSLASPTLSFFTSIIWVPAKTREWEALERFKEPPEPTPPPPPPVDPDGDSVIGGGDLCPDVAGPVGNSGCPDTDRDGDAVVDRLDKCPDQPAGSRGRDGCPLARRDGNKIVILEQVNFATDQDVILSESFPILEEVARVMNENPEVDRILVEGHTDSRASDAYNLELSRRRAASVMRFLIESGVVAERLCSQGFGRSRPLADNATEEGMALNRRVEFTIQPPSDGPRPPCPEEGLDKKGKRIRVKPPLFKGKEAAPAPAPKK, via the coding sequence ATGAAGCCCTCGCACCTTCCGCTCCTCCTCCTCGCGCTGGGCCTGTCCACCGTCGCCACCGCCCAGCCGGACACGCGCTTCAACGCCCAAATCTTCCGCCCGTCCGGCGCGCCTCAGGACCTGGTGGTCGTGACGCAGTCGCGCCCGCTGTCGCACCTGTCCGTGGCGGGAGGCCCGTACCTCAGCTACTCGCTCAACCCGCTGACGCTGGTGCCCGAGGGCGGGGACCTGGGGAAGATTTCCCTCGTCGGCAACCGCCTCCAGCTCGACGCCATGGCCAGCGTGGGCCTGTTCGACTGGGCCGAGGTGGGCGTCGACATGCCGCTCATCCTCGCGCAGGGCGGAGAGAACCTGGAGGTCATCGGCACGGAAGGCAGCGTGGAGAGCTTCGTGCTCGGCGACCTCCGGCTCACCGGCAAGGTGGCCGTACCCGGCCTTCGCAGGCCCGCGGAGGGCAAGGGCTTTGGCGCGGCGCTGACGCTCAACGTGAGCTTCCCCACCGGCGCCCAGGAGGCCTTCGCCGGTGACGGAGAGATGACGTGGGCACCGGGCGTCGTGCTGGACTACCGCTTCGGCAACGGCATCCTCATCGCGCTCAACGGCGGCTTCTGGAAGCGGCCGGACCACGTCTTCAACGGCGTGTCGGTGGGAGACATGATGCCCTTCGGCGTGGGCACCGAGGTGCCCATCATCCGCGGCAGCGGCATCACCGCGGTGGGCATGGTGCACGGCGCCGTGGGCCTGGAGAAGCTTCCGGACGAGCCCCGCCAGGTGCCCGCCGAGCTGCTCATCGGCCTGCGCTGGTACAGCTCCACCGGCCTCACCTTCACGTTCGGCGGTGGCGCGGGCTGCGGGTGCTCGCTCGCGTCGCCCACGCTGAGCTTCTTCACCTCCATCATCTGGGTGCCGGCGAAGACGCGCGAGTGGGAGGCGCTGGAGCGCTTCAAGGAGCCTCCCGAGCCCACCCCGCCGCCTCCGCCGCCGGTGGACCCGGACGGAGACTCGGTGATTGGCGGAGGCGACCTGTGCCCGGACGTGGCGGGCCCCGTGGGGAACTCGGGCTGCCCGGACACGGACAGGGACGGCGACGCCGTGGTGGACCGGCTCGACAAGTGCCCGGACCAGCCGGCCGGCAGCCGGGGCCGCGACGGGTGCCCGCTCGCGCGCCGCGACGGGAACAAGATTGTCATCCTGGAGCAGGTGAACTTCGCCACGGACCAGGACGTCATCCTCTCCGAGTCCTTCCCCATCCTGGAGGAGGTGGCCCGGGTGATGAACGAGAACCCGGAGGTCGACCGCATCCTGGTGGAGGGCCATACCGACTCGCGCGCGAGCGACGCGTACAACCTGGAGCTGTCGCGGCGGCGCGCGGCCAGCGTCATGCGCTTCCTCATCGAGAGCGGCGTGGTGGCGGAGCGGCTGTGCTCGCAGGGCTTCGGCCGCAGCCGGCCGCTGGCCGACAACGCGACGGAAGAGGGCATGGCGCTCAACCGCCGCGTCGAGTTCACCATCCAGCCGCCGAGCGACGGGCCCCGCCCGCCGTGCCCGGAGGAAGGGCTCGACAAGAAGGGCAAGCGCATCCGCGTGAAGCCGCCCCTGTTCAAGGGGAAGGAAGCGGCTCCGGCTCCGGCCCCGAAGAAGTAG
- a CDS encoding Ig-like domain-containing protein, which produces MKTRLPFRSVLVLVLGLLSACGPSPGTITVQPLETKYLRTPGQNVKLEYVVLDTEGQRMSDPKLRWTSSATDVALVQDGVVTVRKSGKTTIGVTGGKIRTAIPLDLTILNSLDVRAPGADFMEVGRVIKLRVVARSEQGDALPDAVPEFRTSDELVVRVEDGQLVAGRPGTATVTAILGHLSRAIAVQVVPADFARLGLNLTHHAFQRRGQSVQLQARAYNRNGVVLESVPLEWFTSDAAVVSVSPDGRVTAVGTGRAVVSVVAGRRRSAAEFVVP; this is translated from the coding sequence GTGAAGACGCGCCTTCCCTTCCGTTCCGTCCTTGTTCTCGTCCTCGGGCTGCTGAGCGCCTGCGGTCCGTCCCCTGGCACCATCACCGTCCAGCCGCTGGAGACGAAGTACCTGCGGACTCCGGGCCAGAACGTGAAGCTGGAGTACGTGGTCCTCGATACGGAGGGCCAGCGGATGTCCGACCCGAAGCTGCGGTGGACCAGCTCCGCCACGGACGTGGCCCTCGTCCAGGACGGCGTGGTGACGGTGCGCAAGTCCGGCAAGACGACCATCGGCGTCACCGGCGGCAAGATTCGCACGGCGATTCCGCTGGACCTCACCATCCTCAACTCGCTCGACGTGAGGGCTCCAGGCGCGGACTTCATGGAAGTGGGTCGCGTCATCAAGCTGCGCGTGGTGGCGAGGAGCGAGCAGGGCGACGCGCTCCCGGACGCCGTCCCCGAGTTCCGCACCTCCGACGAGTTGGTGGTGCGTGTGGAGGACGGTCAGCTCGTGGCCGGGCGTCCCGGCACCGCCACCGTCACCGCCATCCTGGGACACCTCAGCCGCGCCATCGCCGTGCAGGTGGTGCCGGCGGACTTCGCGCGCCTGGGCCTGAATCTCACCCACCATGCCTTCCAGCGGCGGGGCCAGTCCGTGCAGCTCCAGGCCCGCGCCTACAACCGCAACGGCGTCGTGCTCGAGAGCGTGCCGCTGGAGTGGTTCACCTCGGATGCCGCGGTGGTGTCCGTGTCGCCTGATGGCCGCGTGACGGCGGTGGGCACTGGCCGCGCGGTGGTCTCCGTCGTCGCGGGACGGCGGCGCTCGGCGGCGGAGTTCGTCGTTCCGTAG
- a CDS encoding lipase maturation factor family protein, translated as MRGAAPRPLVLFDGDCGFCRRWVARWRLSTRGRVRFEPGRWWHRWLLGLRKADLRRAMQLVEPSGRVSQGAEAVFRMLAWSPRAGTRVVARVGLLPGVLHVARGAYALIARNRRSAARVDAWLFGRAVVPHEYRLVRWAFLRLTGGAFLIAFTSLGRQVLGLYGSRGIRPIRERLAAEKLAEPERERWRLTPTVFWLDASDAALVRGCRAGQLLSLALLFNLAPRLTVSLLWGLYLSYVSVGREFLSFQWDVLLLEMGLLSALTAPGGLRPGLGRDAPSALDVFLFRLLVFRLYFGSGISKLQSGDETWRELTALNHYYETAPLPTRGGWYAHHLPPGFQSASTAATLGLEAGVPFLVLGPRKVRQLAFWAFAGLQGAILTTGNYGFFNYQALALGLWLLDDAALRRVLPLEAEGPARTQPWWRAALSTVVAAPVLVLGVSEVLRRFDSWPLRHERVRGTLRWLEARARPLRSVNSYGLFSVMTVERPEILVEGSEDGEHWKEYSFRYKVGDPERPPRLVAPHQPRLDWQMWFAALGAPTSWFIAFLGRLLEGSPEVLRLLEGNPFPDEPPRMVRAVLYDYKMADLEERRRTGTWWKRERVGLYVPPLALAPGPRPTGHVPRLQWDAQA; from the coding sequence ATGCGTGGGGCCGCGCCGCGTCCGCTCGTGCTCTTCGACGGGGACTGTGGCTTCTGCCGCCGCTGGGTGGCGCGGTGGCGATTGAGCACGCGAGGGCGTGTGCGCTTCGAGCCGGGCCGGTGGTGGCATCGCTGGCTGCTCGGCCTCCGCAAGGCGGACCTGCGCCGGGCCATGCAGTTGGTGGAGCCCTCCGGGCGCGTGTCCCAGGGCGCGGAGGCGGTCTTCCGGATGCTCGCCTGGTCGCCCCGCGCGGGCACCCGGGTGGTGGCGAGGGTGGGGCTGCTGCCCGGCGTGCTGCACGTGGCGCGAGGCGCGTATGCCCTCATCGCCCGCAACCGACGCTCGGCGGCGCGAGTGGATGCGTGGCTCTTCGGGCGCGCGGTGGTTCCGCATGAGTACCGGCTGGTGCGCTGGGCCTTCCTCCGGCTGACGGGCGGCGCGTTCCTCATCGCCTTCACCTCGCTGGGGCGGCAGGTGCTCGGCCTCTATGGGAGCCGGGGCATCCGTCCGATTCGCGAGCGGTTGGCCGCGGAGAAGTTGGCGGAGCCAGAACGGGAGCGCTGGCGGCTGACGCCGACGGTGTTCTGGCTGGACGCGTCCGATGCCGCGCTGGTGCGTGGGTGCCGCGCGGGGCAGTTGCTGTCACTCGCGCTGCTCTTCAACCTCGCGCCCCGGCTCACGGTGTCGCTGCTGTGGGGGCTGTACCTCTCCTATGTCTCGGTGGGTCGCGAGTTCCTCTCCTTCCAGTGGGACGTGCTGTTGCTGGAGATGGGCTTGTTGTCGGCGCTCACCGCGCCTGGAGGGCTGAGGCCGGGCCTGGGCCGGGACGCGCCCTCCGCGCTGGACGTGTTCCTCTTCCGGCTGCTCGTGTTCCGGCTCTACTTCGGCTCTGGCATCAGCAAGCTCCAGTCGGGGGACGAGACGTGGCGCGAGCTGACGGCGCTGAACCACTATTACGAGACGGCGCCGCTGCCCACGCGCGGCGGCTGGTACGCGCACCACCTGCCCCCCGGGTTCCAGAGCGCGTCCACCGCGGCCACGCTCGGGTTGGAGGCGGGTGTGCCGTTCCTCGTCTTGGGCCCTCGGAAGGTACGGCAGCTCGCCTTCTGGGCCTTCGCGGGGTTGCAGGGCGCCATCCTCACCACGGGCAACTACGGCTTCTTCAACTACCAGGCGCTGGCGCTGGGGCTGTGGCTGCTGGACGACGCGGCGCTGCGGCGCGTGCTGCCGCTGGAGGCCGAGGGGCCCGCCCGGACGCAGCCCTGGTGGCGCGCGGCGCTGTCCACGGTGGTGGCCGCTCCGGTGCTGGTGCTCGGCGTGTCCGAGGTGCTTCGCCGCTTCGACTCGTGGCCCCTCCGCCATGAGCGCGTGCGGGGCACGTTGAGGTGGCTGGAGGCCCGCGCGCGGCCGCTGCGCTCCGTGAATTCGTATGGCCTCTTCAGCGTGATGACGGTGGAGCGCCCGGAAATCCTCGTCGAGGGCTCCGAGGACGGGGAGCACTGGAAGGAATACTCGTTCCGCTACAAGGTGGGCGACCCCGAGCGGCCTCCCCGGCTGGTGGCGCCCCACCAGCCACGCCTGGACTGGCAGATGTGGTTCGCGGCGCTGGGGGCTCCGACGAGCTGGTTCATCGCCTTCCTTGGACGGCTGCTGGAGGGCTCGCCGGAGGTGCTGAGGCTGCTCGAAGGCAACCCCTTCCCGGACGAGCCTCCTCGCATGGTCCGCGCGGTGCTCTACGACTACAAGATGGCCGACCTGGAGGAGCGGCGGCGCACCGGCACCTGGTGGAAGCGCGAGCGGGTGGGCCTCTATGTGCCGCCCCTGGCCCTGGCCCCGGGTCCCCGTCCGACGGGCCACGTCCCCCGTTTGCAGTGGGATGCCCAGGCATGA